A single genomic interval of Mycolicibacterium holsaticum DSM 44478 = JCM 12374 harbors:
- a CDS encoding BTAD domain-containing putative transcriptional regulator gives MELGVLGPLQVRQYGLPVTIPGAKPRALLTMLGLHGASVVSADVLLDLLWGDEPPRTAGKALQTHISALRRALGDGFIVTEGTGWTLRTTEIDATRYKLAISKGRDAVAAGDTSHAVACFDEALTLWRGVPELPDGTRGVSEKTRWFEGHAALVEDRADAVLATGRAAEIIGELEAAVAEGPLRERRWGQLMLALYRAGRQGEALGAFQRARSLLADELGVDPGPDLRRLETAIVAQDSALEVPVSPQLSVVTRAVTFLLTDIEGSTAAWEADAEAMAVALARHDEIVEQIVTLRGGRLVKTRGEGDATFSVFDRPSTAAMAAIDLQEAIRHEPWDLAQPMRIRVALHTGEVELRDGDYFGRAVNRAARLRSLAAGGQILCSGATAELVIDSLPDDVVLADLGTRQLRNLARPEHVFELRLLSADESPDAPTEEPFERPVLPAVLAVPGPFVGRGDELGRLLAAWQTALAVGTRAVLIAGEPGVGKTRLAGEWSRQAYEQGAVVLYGRCDEDLGAHYQPFAEALRALVPHVGASRLRGLRGVESLLPLVPRLTDVLPDLCAPHHGDPDTERYALFDAVVALLEIASADAPVILVLDDLHWAAKPTLLLMRHLLRFGERARVQIVGTYRSTDLDRSHPLAAMLADLHRDGFADRIALGGLDEEEVSAYVVKAGYDDEELAQALAAVTSGNPFFLIEALQHVDESGGHWDPNTLPQGVREAVSRRLSRLPAETNKALAAAAVVGSRFALDLVERVMDQDLVDAFDEAGKAGIVIEEQGGRYRFNHALVRQSLLAELPSVRRMRLHQHIAATLEAESGADEELLAELAHHYFECAWAGNAAKAVHYCRRAADQAMTRLAYEGAADHYDRALHALDELDDELPDRDELQAELLIARCEALLAAGDVVSAKGAVSQLQDAAGDSDRLAAWGTSFDGQLSMLTDPERLDDIESAVAAAAATLAGLDDAAGVANAHTVRAGCLARLGRIADCETALDQALTAARRAQEHRRVNTVLAGAPLAALWGPNPVPRAGGRCLDVVRLLRITTGSPVVEATSTRCQGVLDAFRGRAAAGRQLIDSARRTLTDLGMRHALLEVDQFAGIVELIADDPAAAEPHLRRAYDGFRRMRLEADTAESAALLARACLALGRDGDADELCAESERLAGHALKASIAWRTVRAQLLARNGAHDEARRVAEEAVAAAERTDALVDHGDACLALATVLSAAGDTVEARAAAERAVRLYELKGAVALADKTRSILGERELPVAESTPGAPPDELDNACVRALRRLDTAFDREAWDELEDQVATWVTVESRRKVVGVTHEELPSDEWVRGARSYPAIGAVRHSHVVLAVRGDRLALTRLEIGTADLSPGAPRDELLQLYGLDDNGQIALQVWFDTGDMDAAIAELEATHARFEEQQHPRPENSTSRADDRLIEQFSQDTRVDDRRRGLRRESADRASAVANTRRPRIENAASRAHDRFNTAYTGGDWDALAEIMADGFLADDRRRLVGGGVLQGLDSVIAQAQITADLGITNSTTAVVATRGERLALMRARYWGDDLRPDAFEAEVLHMLEIDTQHRITNFLAFDSNDLETAIAELDVRYACGEASRHNRTWSVIAKAYAGFNRRDLIATAPRWESVDHRRGAAFAPGDMIAYVEAAWADSPDTKIYVAAVHRLSDVGAVVTHVAQGLSREGFNAEWQDVHLLTVEGETLSRCELFDDADLDAALTKFYELTSAAPRLENAATRTWQKVIDAFNRRDLSELLTLTTADGKLIDRRKGLSAVHEGAERASAARALFVVPESWRTEVEPVALRGSRLALIHQTYRDTAVPDQPIAVDILTIAEVDDALIGDVVNFDPDDLDAAYEELDARYLAGEAATHAHTWSAIVTANATFNRRETPPTTPDWVNVDHRRGGTAFAPGDQTAYMRATWGVAPHISNRIVAVHRLNNLGAAFTQVVQGTSREGFSAEWRDVVVMNVDDDQISLCEVFDENDLGAALTRFDELSRPALRLENGATRARESVTEAYNRRDVQSLLAGADSHYEDRRKGLRDEGRPDRSYVHALLSETPASWRMQMEPVAIRGDRLALTREIFRDTGEAHQPIAIELMTLAELDHDNLFSRTVFFDSDDINGAFGELTARWIASGDVAQPEIIEAAHELFAVANRHDWDALALLEADAAHVNHRQLSFGDDTIVDHWSSLRMMASLIPDLRVELAEVLTHSAIGLVTKIAVRGTTPEGSAIELPAITLLLFDGPRVTRMETFDVDQQDVALARFTELNEPN, from the coding sequence GTGGAGCTGGGGGTTCTGGGTCCTCTCCAGGTCCGGCAGTATGGTCTGCCGGTCACCATCCCGGGCGCGAAACCCCGCGCTCTCCTCACGATGCTCGGATTACACGGCGCCTCCGTCGTGTCCGCAGACGTTCTCCTCGACCTGCTGTGGGGCGACGAACCGCCGCGTACCGCCGGGAAGGCTCTCCAGACCCACATCTCTGCACTTCGGCGTGCCCTCGGTGATGGCTTCATCGTGACGGAAGGCACCGGATGGACGCTGCGCACAACGGAGATCGATGCCACCCGGTACAAGCTGGCCATCAGCAAGGGCCGTGACGCCGTCGCCGCCGGGGACACCAGCCACGCGGTGGCGTGCTTCGACGAGGCGTTGACGCTGTGGCGCGGTGTCCCCGAACTGCCCGACGGAACCCGCGGAGTATCCGAGAAGACCCGCTGGTTCGAGGGCCACGCCGCGTTGGTGGAGGACCGAGCCGACGCGGTGCTCGCGACGGGGCGGGCGGCCGAGATCATCGGCGAGCTCGAGGCCGCCGTTGCCGAAGGACCGTTACGCGAAAGGCGCTGGGGTCAGCTGATGTTGGCCCTTTACCGGGCGGGCAGACAGGGTGAAGCACTCGGCGCTTTTCAGCGCGCTCGATCACTGCTGGCCGACGAGCTCGGCGTCGATCCAGGGCCAGACCTCCGCCGACTGGAAACCGCGATCGTCGCGCAGGACAGTGCGCTGGAAGTGCCTGTTTCACCCCAGCTTTCGGTGGTGACACGTGCGGTGACGTTCCTGCTCACCGATATCGAGGGGTCGACGGCGGCGTGGGAGGCAGATGCGGAGGCGATGGCGGTCGCGCTGGCCAGGCACGACGAGATCGTCGAACAGATCGTCACCTTGCGTGGTGGACGGCTGGTCAAGACCCGGGGCGAGGGCGACGCGACGTTCTCGGTCTTCGACCGGCCGTCGACGGCCGCCATGGCTGCCATCGATCTGCAGGAAGCGATCCGCCACGAGCCTTGGGATCTTGCACAGCCCATGCGTATTCGCGTGGCGCTGCACACCGGTGAAGTCGAGCTCCGCGACGGCGACTACTTCGGTCGGGCGGTCAACCGCGCTGCCCGGCTGCGGTCACTGGCGGCCGGCGGCCAGATTCTGTGTTCCGGAGCCACGGCCGAACTGGTCATCGATTCACTCCCAGACGATGTCGTGCTGGCCGATCTGGGCACGCGCCAGTTACGCAACCTGGCGCGACCGGAGCATGTGTTCGAACTGCGTCTGCTGTCTGCTGACGAATCTCCCGATGCACCAACGGAAGAGCCCTTTGAGCGGCCCGTTCTGCCAGCTGTGCTGGCCGTCCCCGGACCGTTCGTCGGGCGTGGTGACGAACTCGGGCGGCTTCTGGCCGCATGGCAGACAGCGCTGGCCGTGGGCACACGCGCGGTTCTCATCGCCGGCGAACCCGGGGTGGGCAAGACCCGACTGGCAGGGGAGTGGTCTCGCCAGGCTTATGAACAGGGCGCCGTCGTGCTCTACGGCCGGTGCGACGAGGATCTCGGCGCGCATTACCAACCGTTCGCCGAAGCACTTCGGGCGCTGGTACCCCACGTCGGTGCCAGCCGGTTGCGAGGGTTACGAGGTGTGGAGTCGTTGCTTCCGCTGGTGCCACGACTCACCGATGTGCTGCCCGATCTGTGCGCGCCGCACCATGGCGATCCCGACACGGAACGCTATGCGCTCTTCGACGCCGTGGTCGCGCTGTTGGAGATCGCCTCCGCGGATGCGCCCGTCATTCTGGTTCTCGACGATCTGCACTGGGCGGCCAAACCGACCCTGCTGCTGATGCGGCATCTTCTCCGCTTCGGAGAGCGCGCGCGGGTCCAGATCGTCGGCACGTACCGCAGCACCGACCTCGACCGCTCCCATCCTCTTGCGGCGATGCTCGCCGACCTTCACCGTGACGGCTTCGCCGACCGCATTGCGCTCGGCGGCCTCGACGAAGAGGAGGTGAGCGCTTATGTCGTGAAGGCGGGTTACGACGACGAGGAGCTTGCTCAGGCCCTGGCGGCCGTCACCAGCGGAAACCCGTTCTTCCTCATCGAGGCGTTGCAGCACGTCGACGAAAGCGGCGGCCATTGGGATCCGAACACCCTTCCCCAGGGCGTTCGAGAAGCCGTGAGCCGCAGGCTTTCCCGACTGCCAGCGGAGACCAACAAGGCGCTGGCTGCAGCTGCGGTCGTGGGCAGCAGGTTCGCGCTTGATCTGGTCGAGCGGGTGATGGACCAGGATCTCGTCGATGCGTTCGACGAGGCGGGTAAAGCAGGCATCGTCATCGAAGAACAGGGCGGCCGCTATCGGTTCAACCACGCCCTCGTGCGGCAGTCCTTGCTTGCCGAGCTGCCATCGGTGCGGCGCATGCGGCTACATCAGCACATCGCCGCGACACTGGAAGCCGAGTCCGGCGCCGACGAGGAACTCCTCGCCGAACTCGCTCACCACTACTTCGAGTGTGCGTGGGCGGGCAACGCCGCCAAAGCCGTTCATTACTGCCGACGGGCAGCGGACCAGGCGATGACACGGCTGGCCTACGAAGGTGCGGCCGACCACTACGACAGAGCACTACACGCGCTCGATGAGCTCGACGACGAGCTGCCCGACCGCGACGAACTGCAAGCCGAACTGCTGATCGCACGCTGTGAGGCGCTGCTCGCCGCCGGTGACGTGGTGTCCGCGAAGGGAGCGGTCTCGCAATTGCAGGACGCTGCGGGCGATTCCGACCGTTTGGCAGCCTGGGGGACAAGCTTCGACGGTCAGCTTTCGATGCTGACCGATCCGGAACGGTTGGACGACATCGAATCCGCGGTGGCCGCGGCCGCTGCGACGCTGGCCGGACTCGACGACGCCGCGGGAGTCGCCAACGCTCACACCGTGCGGGCCGGATGTCTCGCCCGCCTCGGGCGCATCGCCGATTGCGAAACGGCGTTGGACCAGGCGCTGACCGCGGCGCGCCGGGCACAGGAACATCGGCGGGTGAACACCGTGTTGGCGGGGGCACCGCTTGCGGCGCTGTGGGGCCCCAACCCCGTGCCGCGCGCGGGCGGGCGGTGTCTCGATGTCGTGCGGCTGCTGCGCATCACGACGGGGTCGCCGGTCGTGGAGGCGACATCGACCAGATGCCAGGGCGTACTCGACGCGTTTCGCGGACGCGCCGCGGCGGGCCGACAGCTGATCGACTCCGCCAGGCGCACGCTCACCGACCTCGGCATGCGGCACGCATTATTGGAGGTCGACCAGTTCGCGGGCATCGTGGAGCTGATCGCCGACGATCCCGCGGCCGCCGAGCCGCATCTACGCCGGGCCTATGACGGCTTCCGCCGAATGCGCCTCGAGGCCGACACCGCGGAGAGCGCAGCGCTGTTGGCAAGGGCATGTCTCGCACTCGGCCGAGACGGCGACGCCGATGAACTGTGCGCGGAGAGTGAACGTCTGGCCGGGCACGCGTTGAAGGCGTCGATCGCGTGGCGCACGGTTCGGGCACAGCTGCTGGCCCGCAACGGTGCGCACGACGAGGCCCGCAGGGTGGCCGAGGAGGCTGTGGCGGCGGCCGAGCGCACCGACGCTCTCGTCGATCACGGCGATGCGTGCCTCGCGCTGGCGACGGTGTTGAGCGCCGCCGGCGACACGGTGGAGGCGCGAGCCGCCGCCGAGCGGGCGGTTCGCCTGTATGAGCTCAAAGGTGCTGTGGCTCTTGCCGATAAGACGCGCAGCATCCTTGGCGAGCGTGAGCTTCCGGTCGCAGAATCAACACCAGGAGCGCCACCGGACGAGCTGGACAATGCCTGCGTGCGGGCGCTCCGCCGCCTCGATACCGCCTTCGATCGCGAAGCGTGGGATGAGCTCGAGGATCAGGTAGCGACGTGGGTGACCGTCGAAAGTCGGCGAAAGGTAGTCGGCGTTACCCACGAAGAGCTTCCATCCGATGAATGGGTGCGCGGCGCGAGGAGTTATCCCGCGATCGGCGCGGTGCGGCACAGTCACGTCGTCCTCGCCGTGCGAGGGGATCGCCTGGCCCTCACCCGATTGGAAATCGGAACGGCGGACCTCAGCCCCGGCGCGCCCCGAGACGAGCTGCTTCAACTGTACGGCCTCGATGACAACGGCCAAATTGCGCTGCAGGTGTGGTTTGACACCGGCGACATGGACGCCGCGATCGCCGAACTCGAGGCCACCCACGCCCGGTTCGAGGAGCAGCAGCATCCGCGACCCGAGAACTCCACAAGCCGAGCTGACGACCGATTGATCGAGCAATTCTCCCAGGACACCCGTGTCGATGACCGACGGCGAGGTCTGCGCCGTGAAAGTGCCGATCGCGCGAGCGCAGTCGCGAACACCCGCCGGCCCCGAATCGAGAACGCGGCAAGCCGAGCACATGACCGTTTCAATACCGCCTATACCGGCGGCGATTGGGATGCGCTGGCCGAAATCATGGCTGATGGTTTCCTCGCCGACGACCGTCGCCGGTTGGTCGGGGGTGGGGTTCTGCAGGGCCTAGACAGCGTCATCGCCCAGGCGCAGATCACCGCAGATCTGGGGATCACGAACTCGACGACGGCCGTGGTCGCCACCCGCGGCGAGCGTCTTGCGCTGATGCGTGCTCGCTATTGGGGGGACGACCTGCGGCCCGACGCGTTCGAGGCCGAAGTCCTCCACATGCTTGAGATCGACACGCAACATCGGATCACGAATTTCCTCGCCTTCGATTCCAACGACCTGGAGACCGCCATTGCCGAACTCGATGTCCGGTACGCGTGTGGGGAAGCCTCGAGGCACAACCGGACGTGGTCGGTGATAGCCAAGGCTTACGCCGGGTTCAACCGGCGCGATCTCATCGCCACGGCGCCGAGATGGGAAAGCGTTGACCACCGACGCGGAGCAGCTTTTGCTCCTGGCGACATGATTGCCTACGTCGAAGCCGCATGGGCTGACTCGCCTGACACCAAGATCTACGTCGCGGCAGTTCATCGGCTAAGCGACGTTGGAGCGGTCGTCACCCATGTCGCCCAAGGACTTTCGCGAGAGGGGTTCAACGCCGAGTGGCAAGACGTTCACCTTCTGACAGTGGAGGGCGAAACGCTCAGCCGCTGTGAGCTGTTCGACGATGCGGACCTCGATGCCGCGCTTACGAAGTTCTACGAACTCACGTCGGCCGCACCGCGACTGGAGAATGCCGCGACCCGGACATGGCAGAAGGTAATCGACGCCTTCAACCGCCGTGATCTATCTGAATTGCTCACCTTGACCACCGCGGACGGCAAGTTGATCGACCGGCGGAAGGGCTTGAGCGCCGTTCACGAAGGCGCCGAACGCGCCAGCGCCGCACGTGCCTTGTTCGTAGTACCCGAGAGCTGGCGGACGGAAGTGGAACCTGTTGCACTCAGAGGTTCGCGCCTTGCGCTGATCCATCAGACCTACCGCGACACCGCAGTTCCGGACCAGCCGATAGCTGTAGACATCTTGACCATTGCCGAAGTCGACGACGCGCTCATCGGCGACGTCGTGAACTTCGACCCCGACGACCTCGATGCCGCCTACGAGGAACTCGACGCGCGCTATCTCGCTGGAGAAGCGGCTACCCACGCGCACACCTGGTCTGCGATCGTGACCGCCAACGCAACATTCAATCGCCGTGAGACGCCTCCGACAACACCGGACTGGGTCAACGTCGACCACCGTCGGGGTGGGACGGCTTTCGCGCCCGGTGATCAAACGGCATACATGCGTGCTACCTGGGGCGTCGCACCTCACATCAGCAACCGCATCGTTGCCGTGCATCGGTTGAACAACCTTGGAGCGGCGTTCACTCAGGTTGTCCAGGGAACATCGCGCGAAGGCTTCAGCGCCGAATGGCGTGACGTCGTCGTAATGAACGTCGACGACGATCAGATCAGCCTTTGCGAAGTGTTCGACGAAAACGACCTCGGCGCCGCCCTCACGAGGTTCGACGAACTCAGTCGTCCGGCACTGCGACTGGAGAATGGCGCCACCCGGGCGCGAGAGTCTGTTACCGAGGCATATAACCGCCGCGATGTGCAGAGCTTGCTCGCGGGAGCGGACAGCCACTATGAAGACCGTCGAAAAGGATTGCGTGATGAGGGAAGACCGGACCGCAGCTATGTGCATGCGCTGTTATCGGAAACGCCTGCGAGCTGGCGAATGCAAATGGAACCCGTCGCCATCCGGGGAGACCGCCTCGCACTGACCCGCGAAATCTTCCGCGACACCGGTGAGGCCCACCAACCGATCGCGATCGAGCTGATGACCCTCGCGGAACTCGATCACGACAACTTGTTCTCGCGTACCGTATTTTTCGACTCGGATGACATCAACGGTGCATTCGGTGAACTCACCGCCCGCTGGATCGCCTCCGGAGACGTCGCGCAACCCGAGATCATCGAGGCGGCGCACGAACTGTTCGCAGTTGCAAACCGGCATGACTGGGACGCGCTCGCCCTACTTGAAGCCGATGCCGCGCATGTCAACCATCGACAGCTGTCCTTCGGAGACGACACGATCGTTGACCACTGGTCTTCGCTGCGCATGATGGCGTCGCTTATTCCAGACTTGCGGGTGGAGCTCGCCGAGGTTCTCACCCATTCGGCGATCGGCCTCGTGACGAAGATCGCGGTAAGGGGCACCACACCTGAAGGCTCCGCAATCGAGCTTCCGGCCATCACCCTGCTGCTCTTCGACGGGCCTCGCGTCACACGCATGGAAACGTTCGACGTCGACCAGCAAGACGTTGCCCTGGCCCGGTTCACCGAACTAAACGAGCCGAACTGA
- a CDS encoding NlpC/P60 family protein has product MFAIATLLTLVNSVSGTPYVSGGDSPAGTDCSGLVSWVTNAATGRPVYGNRFHTGNIENALLARGFQHGSQPGALVVGWNSGHAAVTLPDGTPVSSGEGGGVKIGGGGAYQKQFTRHMFLPMPPEQPVPPGAPAAPVVLMGAEHPPAPGMPGLAPPPPADPFAPPPPPPPGMAPPPPPPPPGMPPPPPPAPGVPPPPGMPPA; this is encoded by the coding sequence ATGTTTGCTATCGCAACGCTGTTGACGCTTGTCAACTCGGTTTCGGGCACTCCGTACGTCTCCGGCGGGGATTCCCCTGCGGGAACTGACTGTTCAGGTCTGGTTTCCTGGGTGACCAACGCCGCAACAGGAAGGCCCGTGTACGGCAACCGGTTCCACACCGGAAACATTGAAAACGCACTGCTCGCACGCGGTTTCCAGCACGGCAGTCAACCCGGCGCATTGGTGGTCGGCTGGAACAGTGGCCACGCCGCGGTGACACTGCCCGATGGCACGCCGGTGTCCTCCGGTGAGGGTGGCGGAGTGAAGATCGGCGGTGGCGGCGCTTACCAGAAGCAGTTCACCCGGCACATGTTCCTGCCGATGCCGCCGGAACAGCCCGTGCCTCCCGGCGCGCCGGCGGCCCCGGTGGTGCTGATGGGCGCGGAACATCCGCCGGCCCCGGGGATGCCGGGATTGGCACCCCCGCCGCCTGCCGACCCGTTCGCGCCACCGCCGCCCCCGCCTCCGGGGATGGCGCCGCCACCACCGCCCCCGCCTCCGGGAATGCCCCCGCCGCCGCCTCCCGCGCCAGGCGTACCCCCGCCACCCGGCATGCCGCCGGCCTGA
- a CDS encoding alkaline phosphatase family protein: MDLPRPDLDSAHLADVVPSVLAAKGVPGFDGRIPLPTDIAGACVMLIDGLGAELLDTYAADAPTLAALRGPTLQVGFPSTTVAGLAALGTGCRSGVHGLVGYSFRLPDVGLINPLRWRPHPWGDDLREAVAPEEVQPMPTTFERAASAGVEVSVISGAEFTNSGLTRAVLRGGRYVGVQALGDLAARVQEVIADGGVCYGYHSELDLLGHLYGPGSAPWRMQLRHVDRLVESVVDALPPGGLLAVVADHGMVSVDAADIVDVDATPVLLDGVEDVGGEPRARHIYVARGAVEIVLSTWRETLKGRAWVVTREEAIEAGWFGEPVSDDARRRIGDVVAAARGSAAVVRRQVEPLESSLIGHHGSLTNAEQSVPLLLSHR, encoded by the coding sequence GTGGATCTACCGCGGCCTGACTTGGACTCAGCGCACTTGGCCGATGTCGTGCCCTCGGTGCTCGCAGCGAAGGGTGTGCCCGGGTTTGACGGCCGAATCCCGCTGCCGACAGACATCGCCGGCGCCTGCGTGATGTTGATTGACGGACTCGGTGCCGAACTGCTCGACACGTACGCGGCCGATGCGCCAACGTTGGCCGCGCTGCGCGGCCCGACGCTGCAGGTCGGCTTTCCGTCCACCACCGTGGCCGGGCTCGCGGCCCTCGGCACCGGTTGCCGCTCCGGGGTACACGGGCTCGTCGGCTACTCCTTCCGCCTGCCCGACGTGGGCCTGATCAATCCACTGCGGTGGCGCCCACATCCATGGGGCGACGACCTTCGCGAGGCCGTTGCGCCCGAAGAGGTGCAACCCATGCCGACGACGTTTGAGCGGGCGGCGTCGGCCGGCGTCGAGGTGAGCGTCATCTCCGGTGCCGAGTTCACGAATTCCGGCTTGACCCGAGCGGTCTTGCGCGGCGGTCGTTATGTCGGTGTGCAGGCGCTGGGAGATCTGGCCGCGCGTGTGCAGGAGGTGATCGCCGACGGTGGCGTCTGCTACGGCTACCACAGCGAGCTCGATCTGCTCGGTCATCTGTACGGACCGGGATCGGCGCCGTGGCGGATGCAGTTGCGCCACGTGGATCGGCTGGTCGAGTCGGTGGTCGACGCGCTGCCACCAGGCGGCCTCCTTGCGGTGGTGGCTGATCACGGAATGGTGTCGGTGGACGCGGCCGACATCGTGGATGTGGACGCCACCCCGGTGCTTCTCGACGGCGTTGAGGACGTCGGCGGCGAACCGCGGGCCCGTCACATATATGTCGCGCGCGGCGCCGTCGAAATTGTCTTGTCCACCTGGCGCGAGACCCTCAAGGGACGGGCGTGGGTGGTGACCCGCGAAGAGGCGATCGAGGCCGGGTGGTTCGGCGAGCCGGTCAGCGACGACGCGCGGCGCCGCATCGGTGACGTGGTCGCTGCGGCGCGTGGTTCGGCAGCAGTGGTGCGACGCCAGGTCGAACCGCTGGAATCCTCGCTGATCGGCCATCATGGGTCGCTGACTAATGCCGAGCAGTCGGTTCCGCTCTTGCTTTCGCATCGTTGA
- a CDS encoding HNH endonuclease, producing the protein MFDVTELAAVDLHADEAGLVERIGLLERVKSAAAAGQARAAALLEAKRCAREAAAGVPRSKQGKGLASEVALARRDSPSRGNRHLGFAKALVLEMPHTLAALECGALSEWRATLIVAESACLTVEDRRQLDAELCADLASLDGMGDARVKAEAKKIAYRLDPHAVVDQMARAEKDRTVTVRPAPDAMTYVTALLPVSQGVGVYAALKRAADTTFDDRSRGQVMADTLVERVTGRPGEAAEPVAVNLIMSDQSLLGDDEHPAVVDGYGPIPAGVARQLVLAAIADKRSVATLRRLYRHPRSGALVAMEARSRRFPKALALFIGLRDQRCRTPYCDAPIRHRDHAKPHHRGGPTSAVNGLGLCEQCNYVKEAPGWQANTGEVDGVHQAEITTPTGATYHATAPPPPGPPPIEVSELEMHISIELANLHAA; encoded by the coding sequence ATGTTCGATGTGACCGAGTTGGCGGCGGTGGATCTGCATGCTGATGAGGCTGGGTTGGTCGAGCGGATTGGGTTGTTGGAGCGGGTGAAGTCGGCTGCGGCGGCGGGGCAGGCGCGTGCTGCGGCGTTGTTGGAGGCCAAGCGCTGCGCTCGTGAGGCGGCCGCCGGAGTGCCCAGGTCGAAACAGGGTAAAGGGTTGGCCAGTGAGGTGGCGTTGGCGCGGCGGGATTCCCCGTCGCGTGGCAATCGGCATTTGGGTTTCGCCAAGGCGTTGGTGTTGGAGATGCCACATACGTTGGCCGCGTTGGAGTGTGGGGCGCTGTCGGAGTGGCGCGCAACGTTGATCGTGGCCGAGTCGGCGTGTCTGACGGTCGAGGATCGCCGGCAGCTGGACGCCGAGTTGTGTGCCGACCTCGCCAGTCTGGACGGCATGGGTGATGCGCGGGTGAAAGCCGAAGCCAAAAAGATCGCCTATCGGCTCGATCCGCATGCGGTGGTCGATCAGATGGCCAGGGCCGAGAAAGACCGCACCGTCACCGTGCGCCCGGCCCCGGATGCGATGACCTATGTGACGGCGTTGTTGCCGGTGAGCCAGGGGGTCGGGGTGTATGCGGCGCTCAAACGCGCTGCCGATACGACCTTTGATGATCGTTCACGGGGCCAGGTGATGGCCGACACGCTGGTGGAGCGGGTCACCGGGCGCCCGGGCGAGGCGGCGGAGCCGGTGGCGGTCAACCTGATCATGAGTGATCAGAGCCTGTTGGGCGATGATGAGCATCCGGCGGTGGTCGACGGTTACGGGCCGATCCCGGCAGGGGTGGCGCGCCAGTTGGTATTGGCTGCGATCGCCGACAAGCGTTCGGTGGCCACCCTGCGGCGGCTGTACCGCCATCCCAGGTCGGGGGCGTTGGTGGCGATGGAGGCGCGCTCGCGGCGGTTCCCCAAGGCGTTGGCGCTGTTTATCGGGTTGCGTGATCAGCGATGTCGCACGCCCTATTGCGATGCCCCGATCCGGCATCGCGACCACGCGAAGCCGCACCATCGGGGTGGGCCGACCAGCGCGGTCAACGGGCTGGGCCTGTGTGAACAGTGCAACTACGTCAAGGAAGCCCCGGGCTGGCAGGCCAACACCGGCGAGGTCGACGGTGTGCATCAGGCCGAAATCACCACCCCGACCGGGGCGACGTATCACGCCACGGCGCCACCGCCACCGGGTCCACCACCGATTGAGGTCAGCGAGCTCGAAATGCACATCAGCATCGAACTCGCCAACCTCCACGCCGCCTAG
- the yaaA gene encoding peroxide stress protein YaaA, with amino-acid sequence MIVLLPPSETKRAGGDGPPLRLESLSCPELTPLRATLVDELVELAQDRTACRKALALSASQDAEIDRNAELRTAATLPAIHRYTGVLYDALDIESLRAAAAARAGERLVIGSALFGLLRAEDPIPAYRLSATSKLPKQPTLAARWRPLLEPALTQLAETQLVVDLRSGSYASLGRLDNAVRADVVAEDSGGTRKVVTHFNKAHKGRLARILASSKAEPDNAAAVAMIARRAGMRVEREGNDLTVVVAA; translated from the coding sequence GTGATCGTCCTACTGCCGCCCTCGGAGACCAAGCGAGCCGGGGGCGACGGACCACCGCTGCGGCTGGAATCGCTCAGCTGTCCCGAATTGACACCGCTGCGCGCCACGCTGGTCGATGAACTGGTCGAACTCGCCCAGGACCGGACGGCCTGCCGCAAAGCACTCGCACTGTCGGCGTCACAAGATGCCGAGATCGATCGCAACGCCGAACTCCGCACGGCGGCGACCCTGCCCGCGATCCATCGCTACACAGGCGTGCTGTACGACGCGCTGGACATCGAGTCGCTGCGCGCGGCCGCGGCGGCTCGCGCCGGGGAACGGTTGGTCATCGGTTCCGCGCTGTTCGGGCTGCTGCGCGCGGAGGACCCCATCCCCGCCTACCGCCTTTCGGCGACCTCCAAGCTGCCGAAACAGCCCACGTTGGCCGCTCGATGGCGGCCCCTGCTGGAACCGGCGCTCACCCAACTGGCCGAAACTCAGTTGGTGGTCGACTTGCGGTCGGGCTCCTACGCATCGCTCGGCAGGCTCGACAATGCGGTGCGCGCCGACGTCGTCGCCGAAGATTCCGGCGGCACCCGCAAGGTGGTCACCCACTTCAACAAGGCCCACAAGGGCAGGCTGGCCCGGATCCTCGCGTCGTCGAAGGCCGAACCCGACAACGCCGCCGCCGTCGCAATGATCGCGCGACGCGCCGGCATGCGGGTGGAGCGTGAAGGTAACGACCTCACCGTTGTCGTCGCGGCCTGA